The Hirundo rustica isolate bHirRus1 chromosome 24, bHirRus1.pri.v3, whole genome shotgun sequence genome includes a window with the following:
- the RNPEP gene encoding aminopeptidase B has product MAAPVQDAAAVRDRAPVRDAASASSAGPWSLRHLHLELLVSFAAAGAGRLRGQARLELRCERHGAGAELRLDAHPSLAVSRAALLPPPGGPGDAAGQALPVESRPFASYGSALHIALPQAPRAGQLLTLLIDYEAGEGPGVCWLSPEQTAGKQKPYMYTQGQAVLNRSFFPCFDTPSVKFTYSATVKVPEGFTAVMSATSWEKQKDNTFVFKMSQPIPSYLIALVVGDIVSADVGPRSRVWAEPCQIEAAKKEYDGVIEEFLVVGEKLFGPYVWGRYDILFMPPSFPFGGMENPCLTFVTPCLLAGDRSLVDVIIHEISHSWFGNLVTNATWGEFWLNEGFTMYAQRRISTEVYGLPYTCLEAATGRVLLRQHMDATGEDHPLNKLRVVIEPGVNPDDTYNETPYEKGYCFVSYLAHLVGNQSKFDAFLQAYVNRFKFQSITADDTLGFFLEYFPELKEKGVDSIPGFEFDRWLNTPGWPPYLPDLSPGQQLMRPADELAELWAADGLNMEAIEAVDITGWRTYQLVYFLDQILQKSPLPEGNVKRLSKMYPKISKAQNAELRLRWCQIVLKNNLEAEYSKVKDFLHSQGKQKYTLPVYRAMWGGSEATRALAMETFSATAPQLHVNVQNYVKKILGLGEAEA; this is encoded by the exons ATGGCGGCGCCGGTGCAGGACGCGGCCGCGGTGCGGGACCGGGCCCCGGTGCGGGACGCGGCCTCCGCCAGCAGCGCGGGCCCGTGGTCGCTGCGGCACctgcacctggagctgctcgTGTCCTTCGCGGccgcgggcgcggggcggctgCGCGGGCAGGCGCGGCTGGAGCTGCGCTGCGAGCGGCACGGAGCGGGCGCGGAGCTGCGGCTGGACGCGCACCCCTCGCTGGCCGTGAGCCGCGCCGCGCTCCTGCCGCCGCCGGGCGGGCCCGGGGACGCGGCCGGGCAGGCGCTGCCCGTGGAGAGCCGGCCCTTCGCCAGCTACGGCAGCGCCCTGCACATCGCCCTGCCCCAGGCCCCCCGCGCCGGGCAGCTGCTCACCCTCCTCATCGACTACGAGGCGGGCGAGGGGCCCGGG GTGTGCTGGCTGTCCCCTGAGCAGACGGCGGGGAAGCAGAAGCCCTACATGTACACACAGGGCCAGGCTGTTCTCAACAGATCCTTCTTCCCCTGCTTCGACACCCCCTCAGTCAAGTTCACCTATTCAGCCACTGTGAAG GTCCCTGAGGGCTTCACAGCTGTGATGAGTGCCACAAGCTGGGAGAAGCAGAAGGATAACACCTTTGTGTTCAAGATGTCCCAGCCAATCCCCTCCTACCTGATCGCTCTGGTTGTTGGGGACATCGTGTCTGCTGACGTTGGCCCGAG GAGCCGTGTCTGGGCTGAGCCCTGCCAGATCGAGGCTGCCAAGAAGGAGTATGATGGGGTGATTGAGGAGTTCCTGGTGGTTGGAGAGAAACTCTTTGGACCTTATGTTTGGGGCAG GTATGACATCCTGTTCATGCCGCCCTCCTTCCCCTTTGGTGGCATGGAGAACCCCTGCCTCACCTTCGTCACGCCGTGCCTGCTGGCCGGGGACCGCTCCTTGGTGGACGTCATCATCCACGAGATCTCCCACAGCTGGTTTGGCAACTTGGTCACCAATGCCACGTGGGGCGAGTTCTGGCTGAACGAGGGCTTCACCATGTACGCCCAGAGGCGCATCTCCACCGAGGTCTACG GTTTGCCCTACACCTGCCTGGAGGCTGCCACGGGAAGGGTGCTCCTGCGCCAGCACATGGACGCCACGGGGGAGGACCATCCGCTCAACAAGCTGCGCGTGGTGATCGAGCCAG GTGTCAATCCAGATGACACGTACAATGAAACACCCTATGAGAAGGGGTACTGCTTCGTTAGCTACTTGGCCCATCTTGTGGGCAACCAGAGCAAGTTTGATGCCTTTCTCCAG GCCTACGTGAACCGGTTCAAGTTCCAGAGCATCACCGCAGATGACACCCTCGGGTTCTTCCTGGAGTACTTCCCGGAGCTGAAGGAGAAAGGCGTGGACTCCATCCCAG GGTTTGAATTTGACCGCTGGCTGAACACGCCGGGATGGCCGCCCTACCTGCCTGACCTGTCACCGGGGCAGCAGCTGATGAGGCCGGCGGatgagctggcagagctctgggcagctgATGGCTTGAACATGGAGGCGATCGAAGCCGTGGACATCACGGGCTGGAGGACGTACCAGCTGGTCTATTTCCTGGATCAGATCCTGCAAAAATCCCCCCTGCCTGAAG GCAATGTGAAAAGGCTGAGCAAGATGTACCCCAAGATCTCCAAAGCCCAGAACGCTGAGCTGCGCCTGCGCTGGTGCCAGATTGTCCTCAAGAACAACCTGGAGGCTGAGTACAGCAAAGTCAAGGACTTCCTGCACAGCCAG GGCAAGCAGAAGTACACGCTGCCCGTGTACCGCGCCATGTGGGGCGGCTCCGAGGCCACCCGGGCCCTGGCCATGGAGACCTTCTCTGCCACGGCGCCCCAGCTCCACGTCAACGTCCAGAACTACGTCAAGAAGATCCTGGGCTTGGGGGAGGCTGAGGCCTGA